Within the Malus sylvestris chromosome 4, drMalSylv7.2, whole genome shotgun sequence genome, the region CACCAGTCATACTAGTGTTTAATCTAATGTGGCAAGTAATGCGTACGTGTCATGTTAATTAATGAGTTTGCTAACTGTATGAATTATTTGTCACATCATGTGGTACACTAATATCATACAAAAATGAATTATTCCTAACATTACTGTAACGAAAACTAGGATAATTATTTGACATTTGTTCtatatttctttttcaaatgtaATTGTTCTATATTAAATGAAGTATAGAAGCAAAGCTTTGTAACGAATAATGAGTATACTTGTAGAAGTAAAGGTTTTATCCTATTCATAATATGTTGGACTATTGTTAATTATTTGACAATTGATATGGATAAATGTATTtggttcaaaattcaaaatatagATGTTATCGACAAAAAATCTATTTATTGTCCGACTTAAGATTGTCTATTCATAATTTTCATTAGGAGTAATGCTAGATAGATCAATTGTTtagaccaaattttataaatcagATACGTGGTTgacaattgaattattactttagtattgattaacgtgtttattttctattagtgatacatcacataattttcaattttaatctaaaaatttagCTACCTAACATTATTATTCCCAACAGCTATTAACAACGAAATAAGTATTGCCTAGGAATAATAGGTATAAAAACCAATTTTATGTATGATTAcaaaaagggaattgttattgatattaaaaaaaagagaatttatcgtttatagccaaaatttagCTCTTCAATTCATAAAtgtcaatttttataaaaactttcaaatctACCCAAAACCTTACATCAATATACCAAAATACCCTCCTATTAAAAAACCACACACCAAAGAGATGTTTATTTTCtgttcattctttttttttttccttttcaatttagGGTTCCATGTTGTAATTCGAAAATATAGAAAGAAATATGGCATATTTTCTGATGGAATCGAGCTCATTATATTCTCAAATTCAATTCATAATTGACAAACTTACAACCAAGACCATGAAGAAAATTACTCAAAAATACAATTTATGCATGTTTTTGTGTaagatttgtggatgcaaattttctccttttcgatcttggacgattttgcacctacaaaacaactagcaccttaggttaaggccaagagcctcacgcgcccacgatgaatggaggggggctttggccgaagaacttgtagacatcgaaatttcggtaaataaatgttgaccgataaatcaaagtttcaacgctcatgtattacataaattttacacgtagcgtgtatCTAaacaaaaatcgaaataagttggaaaagtcatcaaacaggacacgtgtcaacacttggcagaaacgacttatttcatctggaatattatattcaaaattaggccttggaaaattctataaatacaagcccatttcattcatttgggaggaaccaattcatattacaccttgaagctctgaagctctgaaactctgaaactccgaagcatccaggttcccgaagaatcaagaaagccttcttcgttcttcgttcatcgttcttccaagatcaagccccaacggcccttgaagaacttccaccaattcaagatcaagccccgacgacctttgaagaaagcaccatcgttcatcatccgttcatccaagatcaaagccccaacggccctttggatcaacaacgtcgacaaatccacacatccaaccgttcttcaagattaagcccaaaagcccttgaagatccgttcatcactgttcttcaagatcaagcccaaaagcccttggagatctgttcgtcactgttcttcaaagatcaagcccaaaagcccctttgaagatccgctcaaatccaccttcaagatcaagtccacgacccttgaagaacgttcatccttagatcaagcccaacggccctttggatcaatcacacatccacaaatcaacaccttacggagatcgaatcagatgatcaaatttgagagagattgtaacccaaaactatcaaatacaaatatttgtttgtgcacgttgttcttgtctatttcgtttcaggaattttccgtgttcacaaattggcacgcccggtgggatcatctctgcctctcatctctttctccgttcaagaaattcaagcgcacttccaaaattaatggcatcaaggaaggctcaaactattcccgcaaccggcgcaaagaacaaaagcgtcctcgtcgcaactggtgtcactttgggcatcacgactcgaagcatggcaagagctacttctgccgcctctttcacctatgcatcaactctgccaagggaacaaaaacacccaaggcacgagcctttgatcaccttagcctcactaagggcaccaagagGGGAAAGCCCGaggaaatactccgaatccatgctctccgatgccgattcaagcgacagtacagccatgcaagtcatgaccattggagcaacttcaatcgatgagcagctggctcaaatgaatgaagcaatcgcaaggctaacccgaactgtggaagaaaaagacttgcaaattgcagcactagtcaaccgactggaggcgcaggacggcgaTAAACCGACCCAGaagatgatccactaaagggaggagctggcggagacgaagaacccccggtgaagaaaatcgatgggaagccggagccagaccaagcagcggcactcatgggatctctttctatccagcagctgcaggagatgatcaccaacaccatcaaggcacagtacgaagggagctcacatacctccttgttctactcgaagccctattccaagaagattaatgccctaaagatgccgaggggatatcaaccaccaaagttcatgcagtttgatggaaaaggaaacccaaagcagcacgttgcacatttcgtcgaaacttgcaacaatgcgGGGACGGatggagactacctcgccaagcagtttgtgtgctcgctgaaaggaaacgcctttgagtggtacacggacctagagcctgagtccatcaacagctgggaacagttggaaatggaattcctcaatcgcttctacagcacccgccgcactgtgagcatgctagagctaacgagcacaaagcagtggaaggacgagccagtcattgactacatcaacaggcggcgcactctaagcctcgactgtaaagacaggctctcggaaacctcttcaatcgagatgtgcatccaaggcatgcaatggggtttgcaatacatccttcaaggcatcaaaccacggaccttcgaagagctagccacccgcgcccatgacatggagttgagcatcgctcatcatgggaagaaagaaccgatcgccgactacaagaacgacaaagttcttgggccaaagttggagaagactgcgtggaaatccaccaaagaagcaatgacagtcaacacagctcccgtcaaaatccctacacgaggcaagacgattcaagccgaaggctttcgtgatcaagagatgcgtagacgcactttgaaggagcttgaggagaaaacttatccattccccgactctgatgtggttgccatgttagaagacttgctggaaaagaaggtgattagtttgcctgagtgcaaacggccagaagagatgaatcgcactgacagtccaaggtactgtaaattccaccgcttcatcagtcatccgacagaaaaatgttttgtgctgaaagatctcatcatgaagctggctcagaaaggaatcatcgagctagatcttgacaaTGTGGTGAACacaaactataccaccttcgcttctggctcttccgactcgaagttttcacctcaaccgctgggggcatcctccaagacaagcaaaattgaaggatggactcaagtcactcctaagaaattgcacaagaagcatacgtctcctccacaagtccgccaatcggaaagggggcaaagcagctcttgtcaaccttcaaagcaacgtgaacgtgttgaagatgatgaaatttcgacacatagaccgtccatccccatcacgatgcgcgactCCTTGCCCGAAAACTTCTTCAAACATGCAGTCaaagctccttgctatgaaaattgtgaggaacgcctctcccggattgcttgacaaaatcaacaaattctcctcgcccgcacgactctaaactgcatggcacaacgctccttgcctgcacgagctgaaactgcaacacggcaccaaacactcctggtctgcacgagcataaaaggcaacaccaaatgctccttgtttgcatgagcctaaactgcacgaaccaaacgctcctggtctgcacgagcataaaaggcaacaccaacgctccttgcctgcacgagctgaaactgcaacacggcaccaaacgctcctggtctgcacgagcataaaaggcaacaccaacgctccttgcctgcacgagctgaaactgcaacacggcaccaaatgctccttgtctgcacgagttgaaactgcaaacgacaccaacactccttgcctgcatgagttaaaactgcaaacggcacaaaaagaaaataccaaaaaaaaaaaaatctatgtatttgaactacgttatgacttgatctctttctttggaggggtacgtaggcagctcgaacATTCaacttcgagttcagtcacatcaaaataaaaaaaataaaaaattattagagATATGACTaataaaagtcaattttattacaaagacaacaatttctttgtacaaaaaaaaaaaaaaaaatatatatatatatatatatatatatatatatataaacagcCTCCAAATCCAATCTAGGCCCAAGCCCAACTTACCTCTTTTCCGTTTTTgatccttctctctttctctctctctctctctctctctctctctctcaaatcaaTCTCAATTAAACAATACCATTTTCAAGTCGGACACCACACAGACGCAGCTGAACAAAGTCGgtggggaggagagagaaaccagatagagagagaaagcggaTGCGGAAGCTCACAGGAGAAAACCCGAAGCCAACCACGCCCGCTGGGGCTCAGAGTGACCGCCGCTGATCCAATCGCCACCTCAGATTCCGGCAGCTCCTCTGTCTGCATTATCGCTGGAATGGCAGATTCCCATCTCCTCGACGCTCACAGGGGTTGAAATGAACGAGATGCAGATCGGCAAAGCTCACGACGCGAACAAGGCTTTCCCTGGATGCTTGGGAAGAATGGTGAACCTCTTTGATTTGGGTAATGGGGTTTCTGGAAACAAGCTGCTCACTGATAAACCGCACCGTGATGGCTCTTCACTCTTAAGGAGTCAATCGGATGGCGGCCCACGGCCCGACCTTCTGCGACATAACCTGGGGTGCCGGTGGCTCCACGGCGGATCTGACGCTGGACATTGCCAACAAGATGCAGAACCTCATCTGCGTGGAGACCATGATGCACCTCACCTGTACTAACATACCTGTCGACAAGATCGACCACGCCCCCCTTTCCATCGCAAAAGCCTTCAACGCCAGAAGAGAGAAGAAGTGACTTGCTGGCAAACCGCCGACGACGGCGAAGGTTCAAAGAAAAAACGGCCCGGCTCCATCATCTTTTCCAGCTAAATAACTGATCTCTTGATCTTCCTCTGGTGAACTCCGAGCGCTGGCAGGAACTGGTGGCGCGTGAATTCTCCGCCGTTGATTCTTTCTTAAAGACTGAATATTATTATGTACTTTGTTTTAAGGGGTCTGGAATTAATTAGAAAATCATAATCTTGTGGCGGAAAAAACTGGTGCTCCAAGGCAACCTCGCCGGAGTCTCCAAAAGACATATACAAAATCCCATCATACCACCACCGATCTTTTCCAGCACTGCCGCCCGAACTACGGTTATGGCGAAGAGATATAGTAATATTGAAGCTTTATGTAAGACGGGTTCAATAGTAGAGAGTACTATCAAACAAGAAGTTGGAGTTTAACGCTCCAAAACCTCCATGGAAATTGAGATGGTAAGGCCGCCGGAGCTTAATTGAAAGTCCGCCGGAGAAGGAGGATAGGATTTTTGCAAGGTGGTGGTGGCAACATGTTGTTCCTCGGGAATCCTGATCACGCTTTTCGAGGGCCAAGATTGATGATGGGATTGATGGATCAAGAGAGCTCACGGAGGCGACCTTTTTTCAGCTCCTCCTCGTCGCAGGACGAACTGTTCGACGAGGAATGCTACGACGAGCAGCTGCCGGAGAAGAAGCGCCGCCTCACTCTTGATCAGGTGCATATGCTGGAGAAGAGCTTTGAGACAGATAACAAGCTGGAGCCAGAGCGAAAGACGCAGCTGGCTAAGAAGCTAGAACTGCAGCCGAGACAGGTGGCCGTGTGGTTCCAGAACCGTCGCGCTCGGTGGAAGACCAAGCAGCTCGAGCGGGATTACGACATTCTCAAGTCTTCCTATGACACCCTTTTGTCTGATTACGACTCCATCATCAAGGAGAATCAGAAGCTCAAATCCCAGGTGGTTTCCATAAACGAGAAGCTTGGAGGTAAAGAGCAGGCTAGTAGCACAAAAGCAGCAGCATTTGCAGCGGATGATCACGATGACGAGAAGCGCAACCCTCTTCTTCCAACCGGTAATCAGTTGGCGGAGGTTGTTCCGATAACTAGTCTCCAGTATAGCTGCAGCGTCAAGGTGGAGGACCGCCTGAGCTCAGGGAGCGGAGGAAGTGCCGTGGTGGACGAGGCCGAAGACCCTCAGCCTATGGACAGCAGTGACTCCTATAATTTCCCAAACAACATCCACAATTACTACTCTCATGATCATGAcactcatcatcatcatcatcatcaatacACGGCGCCACATGATCATGTAGAACATCATCGTAGAGGAGTCCACTCAGAAGAAGATGACGGTAGCGATGACGGCCAGTGTTACTTCTCCGATGTCTTTGCCTCGCAGCTGCCAACAACTTCGAagaccgctgtcaaacgactagccggccgAGAAGCTCTTCCTCAAACTCCAGCTCTTCGTCCGTCTTCGTCCTTCCCTACAAATCCCTCCGCCAAGCATCCTAATTTATACAGAAAgaaatacaattaaaaaaaaaaaaaaaaaaaaaaaagaaagtggtggtgcatctggcaccacgtgaaaaaagaGGAATGGTGGATCAAAGATGGGGTAGGTACAGCCCCATGGCAGATCAAAAGTTTCTGGTGGTGCATGGGCACCATGtgcggaaagaaaaaaaaattgtaaaaaaataaaaaaataaaaaaataaaaaataaaaaaatgatggaaCTTGGTGCATAcagcaccaaaagaaaaagaaaaaagaaaaaaaaaagaaaaaaaaaaagaaaaaacaaatgcatagagagaaatagaaggtccattttatttatttttctggaaattttacataaatttgcattatacataaattaaaaaaaaatcaaatcaaatcaaatttacaagaggggatattcaaggacgatcaggtggcgccttACAACTCGGCAGAGCTCTAGGAAGAGAAGGCGTCGGAGGTTGGCTGTTTGAAGCCTCAACAGtcggtacagccccaaaagacgaaggtaaatgctgctggaacaaacccacaaacctccgatgatcaagtaaaatctgaccatcagattcctgcatctggtcaattttcctcttcatgtttgtggcatagctatgtgcgagcttatgcaactgtttattctcctgcttgagccctttaatctcctgtttgagactcatcacttcagccgctaatgattcaacttgacgggttcgagcaaataggcgttgggccatattagacacagaacctgcacactgcacactgagagccagagaatccttaacagctaactcatcagaccgtttggaaagtagtatgttatctctgggagtgacaaggtttcgggccaccaccgcagcggtcatatcattcttcaccaccgaatccccaacggtaagaggaccagtaggggatatgaaggatgggcgccatatgttgtctggagaaggcgggactgcctcttcaccaagattcaagtcaaaacgacggtcggagggcctagacattttcaaaggtgttgaagaaagaagaggtcggacaaattaagatcttagaagtgcaagaggggagtttctacaagcgaaaattcaagtgtgctttgaaacgaactgcgtgcctctataaaaatcagcattcgatgggatttcagagatcaaagaggtgagctcagagttCGAAAATgccgattcaaaaatcgaagaggcaagctcagaaatcggataagcatcttgcttttccagacgcgttagcacccgtcacacgcaaactcagctttgcggaaatcacgggcaatttgttaaagcgccaatcccaggtatcgaagaggcgccagtctttttcagcctcgtcagcacccgtcacgcgcaaactcagctttgcgaaaatcacgggcaatttgtcgaagcgccgatcccagatatcgaagatgcgccagtctttttcagcctcgtcaacacctatcacatgcacactcagcttgacgaaaattacggacaatttgtcgaagatttctgataaagaagaaaacacgtgaagccatactgatcaatcacgcattggttactgacacgagtaaaagaatagtacctctacatgTACTAAAGAaattcctataactgtccaccttcaccttccatagcgaggcagacatacagagcctttcttcatctcaaaaaatgctttcccaacgaaacctctcgagtcattcagtgttccttattccttggggtacctctgcaagccaatgactccaaagtaaaagtatcttatatcaccagggtagaaagcaagagtatctcatatcatgcactctccctgtcctttcctttgtccttgttcttacttacaaagacaaggataaagaaaacaatatgccggaacctccactcaaactcgggtaaggaaccgactgcttggaacccttccctgattgcctacctagcactgctctcgagtactcgtctcccattgctgctgtacttccaaagaagctgccacatctgcctgaagaaacaagcagagaagaatgcagcatgcacagtcaactcagcagaaggagtctgagatgaagaactcgagaagatgcgcATCtacctggagaacagataaggcaagtgaaaatgataccttgcagcatgtggagacaacgtgcagaaggaacaagcagagaagaatgcggtctgcacagtcaactcagcagaaggagtccgaactgaggaactcgagaagctgccacatatgcctgaagaaacaagcagagaagaatgcagcatgcatagtcaactcagcagaaggagtctgagatgaagaactcaagaagatgccgcatctgcctgaggaacagttAAAGggaatgaaaatgataccttgaagcatgtggagacaagtgcaacaaagcacgtgctgagtcatccgctacttcttcaaaatcaaaagtatctcatatcatcagggttgcaatcactctggacggtgaactcgttttgaccctcaaattcttgggttgacttactaggcgttgtgggctgcacgtgccgattcaccgcCCTTGattcaaatccttaaagatcaagtcaccaactagagagaagagcccatcaatcttgaagatcataccgttgaccaaactgctcaggtgtgaattagaaagattgaacaaagcaacaagtcatcACCTCCACCTCGTGCCtgtttgccatgtgttcgagtcaaccttcaagaatcaagcctcaacggcccttgaagaagcttccaaccaaattcaagatcaagccttgacggcccttgaggaaatcacaagtccgattcaagatcaagtgtctaccacccttgaatcaaatccagttcaagaataagctgtggaaagtcaacaattggaggaatccagaaagtcatccaatccagttcaagatcaaagttgtggaaagtcaacaagcgtaacaaaatacgtgccgattcatccactaccaaagccaaagatcatctaccacatgaagctccttgtggcccaatttcaaccttcacgatcaagtctcgacggcccttgaagaaatttcaaacaaaagttcaagaacaagcctcaacggcccttgaagaaatctcaagcccaattcaagatcaagcctcaacggcccttgaagaaatctccaacccaattcaagatcaagccccaacggcccttgaagaagtttcaagcccaattcaagatcaagcctcaacggcccttgaagaaatctccagcccaattcaagatcaagcctcgacggcccttggatcgacatctacagtaagggacttcaaaacgcatctcctacacgtgacaagcacatgtatacgacgtgccttgaagtgggggcatttgtagacatcgaaatttcggtaaataaatgttgaccgataaatcaaagtttcaacgctcatgtattacataaattttatacgtagcgtgtgtctaaacaaaaatcgaaataagttggaaaagtcatcaaacaggacacgtgtcaacacttggcagaaacgacttatttcatctggaatattatattcaaaattaggccttggaaaattctataaatacaagcccatttcattcatttgggaggaaccaattcatattacaccttgaagctctgaagctctgaaactccgaagctctcaagcatccaggttcccgaagaatcaagaaagccttcttcgttcttccaagatcaagccccaac harbors:
- the LOC126618261 gene encoding homeobox-leucine zipper protein HAT5-like — encoded protein: MAAHGPTFCDITWGAGGSTADLTLDIANKMQNLICVETMMHLTFRRRRRIGFLQGGGGNMLFLGNPDHAFRGPRLMMGLMDQESSRRRPFFSSSSSQDELFDEECYDEQLPEKKRRLTLDQVHMLEKSFETDNKLEPERKTQLAKKLELQPRQVAVWFQNRRARWKTKQLERDYDILKSSYDTLLSDYDSIIKENQKLKSQVVSINEKLGGKEQASSTKAAAFAADDHDDEKRNPLLPTGNQLAEVVPITSLQYSCSVKVEDRLSSGSGGSAVVDEAEDPQPMDSSDSYNFPNNIHNYYSHDHDTHHHHHHQYTAPHDHVEHHRRGVHSEEDDGSDDGQCYFSDVFASQLPTTSKTAVKRLAGREALPQTPALRPSSSFPTNPSAKHPNLYRKKYN